The Pedobacter ginsengisoli region ACACTAGTTGGTATTGGATTGATATTCCATTTTGATTCCTCATACCAGTCGGGAATAATTCTGGGTGTAATATCCTCTTCTTTTGCTGCGCTCTATACAATTTACAACGAGAAACTTGTTAAAAAATACGACAGCAGGATTATCAATTATTACCAAATGATTGGGGGAACTGTTGCTTTGGGTATCTCCCTTCCGTTATATCTGCACTATTTTCCTGCACCATCAATCATTCCCGGACTTAAAGATACTATATATCTTATCTTATTGGCTTCTATTTGCACGGTAGGTCTTTATGTACTTTTTGCAGAATCATTAAAACGGATATCCGCATTTACGGTTAACTTAAGCTTTAACCTCGAACCGGTATATGCCATAATACTTGCTTTTCTGTTCTTTAACGAAAGTAAAGATCTTAACATCTCCTTTTATGTTGGTTTACTCTTTGTAATGGCTTCGGTTATTCTGCAGACAATACTTTCAATTAAACGGCCTAACAGGGATCTTGTTTCTCTATAAGTATCTAAGAAACTTCCGGTAAGCTATTTACTTACCGGCTGAAATTCTTTACTATCTTTATTTCCACCAGAAATCAAATAAGCCATCAAATCTTTCAATTCTTCTTTATTTAGGCTATTGATCATACCAGGCATCATAATAGATAATTTAGATACAGAAGTGATTACAATATCTTTTTTCTTAATTGCACGAAGCGTTTGAGGAGAAAAAGGGTTTTGGGATATATATATATTGTCTTTTGTCTCCTTTTTATATCTTCCATAAATAGAGCTTCCATCTTTTAAATAATAAACTTTAGCTGCGTATTGATCTGAAATAACCTTGCTAGGTGTTATGATTGATTCGAGTATGTCTTTTTCAGAAAACCTGGTGCCCAAATGCGTAAGATCAGGCCCTGCAGAACCCCCTTCGCCACCTGAAGTGTGACATGAAATACACAATGTGGCGGCAAACATCATTTTGCCATTTTTAAAGTCCCTGCCTACCAAACTGTCCTTCACTACTGCCAATGCATCTTCCAGTTTCCAATCCTTTCCAGGGCCTTTTGGCTGTGTTACATCAGCAAGTTTAAGCTGCTTATTGTCAACCAAACCATCTCCAGACATTTTGTTATAATGAGCATATTGCTCTTTAGGCACATTCCTTAGTGCTATTTTACGCGCCTCATCAATAAAGCCGATATAACTGTTGCCACCCTTATAGCCAAATGCTTTAAAGAACCATTTAAAATATTTGCTGCGTAGTGCAGGTGTCCATCCTTTTTTAGCTTCGCTTAAAGCTACTGCATAATAAATTTGCTGTGAGGGTGGGGTTTTAGAAAGTGTTTTTGCAATATCCAGCCCATACTGAGGGTTTTTTAAAATCAGATCTGTTGAACTGGTAATACCTTTTTGATCAGATTCATCATCTTTGGCCAGATCAATTATGGCCAAGGTTTTTGGTACCACCCGCTCATCACCTATATAAACCAGAATTTTAGTCATGAATCGATTAATTTCATTACTCTTTGCCGGAAAATGAGCATTCAGATAATTACTTAACTTCAATCTGTCTGAAGATTGTGGTTTACCTGTACGCAGCAATGTTAACTCAATTGTTCTTAACAGATCCATTTTTTGTGATTCTGACAATAACGAATAATTGATTTTCATCAAAGCATTTAACATTTTACTGTTCAAATCTTTGCTGCCATTCCTGGCTAATGCCGTCATTGATTGCATTAATGCAACAGGATCCTTTTCATTTAAAGCCTTGTCTTGCCATTCAGCTACTGGCTGATGTTCAACAGCAATCCTTGCCGCATAGCGAATAAAGCGATCTTTATTTTTAAGGTTTGGCCATGCAAGTTTAATAGCTTCAGGATCAGGCTTACCATGAAATTCTTCCAATTGTTTTCTTAAATTGCGTGCTTCAAGTATACTTGCAGTAGCATTAGAAGGCAAGTCGTTATTTGGCAAAGAATTATCTCCATAATAAACCCTGTACAAATCTGACTCAAGTTCACGGCCCCCAGTTAGAAAATATAATGCTCCATCAGGCCCTATTACACCATCTGTAAGCGGTAAAGGCTGACCCGACAAGAATTCCTCTGCTGTTGTTTTATAAGAAGATCCATCAGGAATAAGCTGTACTGAGTAAATTATACCGAAAGTCCAGTCGAAAGCCAATAAGCCACGGCGATACTTTTCAGGAAAACGGGCATTGTAGCTACTTACAAGGTTTGTAGGTGAGCCCTGCCCTATATTTAATATTGCCGGAAGATTATCTATATAACTTGGCGACCAGTTGGTATTTCCCGAACGCCAGCCAAATTCGCTTCCACTGGTAGCATGAGAAATCCGGGTTGGTTTATACCAGGGCATCCCCAAATCCCACTCCATATCGCCGTCATAAACAAACATTTCTCCATCTTCATTAAAAGTAAAATCATATGGATTTCTATATCCTGCACTTACCAGCTCCCATTTTGCTCCATCCGGGTCAGTCTTCATTACAAAAGCCCCGGGTGCAAACCGATCTGTAGCATGGCCATTTGGGTCTTTTATAGTTGCAAGAGCATTATCCTCTTTCCAGGTTCTTGGCAAGCGGTAATTGTCCATATCCGGCATATCTGTATAATTACCAGCAATCATGTAAATTGATTTTTTATCGGGAGAAAGGACAATACTGTGTGGTCCATGTTCGCCCTCTCCGGTTAGCGCCTTCAGCAACGTCACCTTATCAAACTGATCATCACCATCGGTATCCTGCAACCGGTAAAGGCCACTGCCACTTTTAAATTTGTCATCACTATTGTGATTAACCATTACGTACAAACTGTTAAAAGCATAGAGCAGGCCATGTGCATATCCCATACCCACTTTATTGTTTGTTGAGTCGCCAACAATCAACTTTTCTACTTTGACTTTAACTTTAGTTGTGTCAGAGCCTATTGGCGGTATTACAAGTCTATATAAAAAACCATATTGGTCTGACGTAATTATCCTACCCTTATCATCAAAAGTCATTGATACCCATGACCCCGTCTTGCTTCCAGATGGGCTGTACAAATGCTCAGCTTTGAAATTTGGCAAAAGCTTTAGTTTTTCAACTTTTGGGCCTGGATTATACTTCTGAAAAGTGGTAAAGGAAACCCCGATAAGTATTAGTAGCAAAAGGGCAACAGACAATTTAACAGACCTGGTTCTGTTCGATTTCATACGTATTTGGTTTATTTGTGTGTTTGGTATAACAAGAATACCATAAATACGTGAAATTCGCATCCTGTGCTGTCCTGTATCAACCAATTAAAAATAGCTATCATTCTAAATCAATAAGAAATACCATACCGTTCTTACAATTTGCACTTTTTGATAAAATAATTAGCTTTATAAATGAAGCCAAATTTAAAATGAAGAATTACCAGAAGTATCTTACTGTTAGTGAATTTGAAAAAAACTGGGGATTTTATGTAAATACAGTTGGCTCAGCAAAAGTAGAGCCTAATAAAAACTACCCTAACAACCGCGAACATCCAATAGACCATTCATTTACCTGGGATAAAGGAAGAATACTTGATGGTTATTACCTTGTTTTTATTACAAAAGGTGAAGGTTTGCTGGAATCTGCAAAAACCAAAGCACACAATATTAAAGAGGGCACCTGTTTCTTTTTATTTCCGGGTGTATGGCACCGATACAAACCCCACCCTAAATATGGATGGGAAGAGTATTGGGTAGGTTTTAACGGAACTTACCCCGATGAATTGATGAAAAAAAGAATATTTACCCCCGAGAATCCATTTATTGATGTTGGCCTTAATGAAGATCTGCTTCAGCTTTTTCATACACTTATTAAAACTGTTGCCGCAGCAGAAATAGGTTATCGACAAATTGTATCTGGACTTACTCTTCAAATTTTAGGCCTGGTAAATGCAATATCAAAATATAAAACACCTGAAATTGGAAACCAGTCTAAACTCATCTCAAAGGCAAAATTTCTTTTACAGGAATCCATTGAGAACCCAGTAAATTTAGAAGAAATGGTAAAGGATTTGCCCATGGGCTATTCGAGATTCAGAAAGCTCTTTAAAGAAACAACCGGTTTATCACCAAATCAGTACCACCTTAATCTTAGATTAGATAAAGCAAAGGATTTACTTACCTCAACCAATTTAACAATTAATGAAGTAGCTTACCAAACCGGCTTTGATTCTATATTTTACTTCTCTCGTCTGTTTAAGAAAAAGAATGGACTGCCCCCTAAAGAATACAGGCTTGGCAAACACCCCTAACCGAGTCTTTAAGTAATGAATATATTGCTATTTTGACAATCTAACAGATTCATCAAAAAATATCCCGCTCACTGCAGCATTTTCGCCCCTTACATGGTTAATCCGAATTCTTATGCTTCCTGAATAATTAAAGATCAGGTATTTTCCCTTTTGATAGTTCTTGATTAATTGAACCGGGGATATAAGTTTGAGCGTTTTTGCATCGAACAACTCCACAGCCGATCTTCTTTCTTTATTGTCCCAATCTAAAAAATACAATGCTATTTGGTGGTGTTCAGCTCCCCTAACCTCCACATCCATTGTTATGGTTTGTAAAGTAGGGTTAGGATCTTTGGTTGTAATTGCCCCAAAGCTGCCACTGCGCCCTAATGTATCACTTAATACCCTCTTATCTGCAGGGAGCTTCAAGTAAACATTGTTTTCATTTTTTAACTTTACAGAGGATACATATAGAGGTAGTTTCTCTAAGTGCTTTTTATTCTCGAAGGAATTAAACAAAATAAATCCTTCCTTTCCGTAACAACCTTTCCAGTTTCCTGAAGTTAAGCTATCCTGTAAAAATGTATTAACAGGATAGCTCCACGGCAAACTTTTAACTTGCACAACCTTGTTAACAGACTTGTAGACTACTTTATATTCATATTTCCCTGGCTTCAGATTATCTATATTGATGTAACCATCTTTAATTTTAAATCCATTTTCATTCAAAATTGGCTTTCCGTTTAAAAAAAGAGCCTTAACAGTATTTCCTCCTATCGGAATAGCAACCCGTTTAGCAAGAGTTCCTTTAGGTATTTGCAATGTAGTTAGCCCTGATTTTACATTAAAACTGGCGTAGATTAATCCTTTTAATGTTGGTGTGCTTCCGTTAACATACGAGATTGTATCTCCAAGGTGAGGTACAATTTCAAAAACCTTAAAGCCCGGTTCCATTGGTTTTATACCCAGCACCTCTTCGGACAACCATTTAACAACTCCTGCACTCCATGGGTGTGTTAAACTTGTATATCCACACTGGTTATTAGGTGGAGCATCATTTTTATCCAAAATTGCATTCCAGCTTGGCCTGTATACTTCAAAAAATGTCGTTCCACCGTATTTTATTTGCCCGCCCCAGCAATCCTTAACCGCACTTATCGCTTCTTCATACTTCTGCATTTTTGCCATGGCCCCTAGGATGAAGTATTCATTAAATGGAGAATATGATAAGCGGTTTACCCGATCCGTATAATTACGCTGATAAAACAGTGCATTTTCTTTAGGTGTTGTGAGGCCTGTATTAATGGCATCTGCAGAGGCATGAAGGCCAAAATCATTTTGCCAATTCTTTTTCTTTCTTTCTTCAGCAAATTTTTCGCTGGCATAAGTGGTATATTTCTGTGCCAGATCAGACCTTCCAATTTGTTTCATTAGATGAGCAAATTCTACCCATGATCGTATAGTAAGCATAGAATAAGCATATTGAGATTCCCGGATATTAGGATTTTCGAAGCCTGCTCCCAAACGCTCATCCCAACCATAAAAACCTAACTTAGGAGATTTACCAAAATGCTGATAAGCTATATTAAGTTTATTGCAAGCGTTATCAATGTATTTTTGGACGAATTCAAGATCGCCTGTATAATTTGCATAATCGATAAGACTTAAAACCCAATACAGAGAATAGCTTAAAATACCATTATTTAAATCTGCTGTATTGATAGTATTGGCTTTAACAAAATCATAATTCCCAAAGGCAACCATTGATGCGGCCTGTGATGGATAAGCATCACCAGTCCATGAGTGACGGTCACTTCTT contains the following coding sequences:
- a CDS encoding c-type cytochrome, which produces MKSNRTRSVKLSVALLLLILIGVSFTTFQKYNPGPKVEKLKLLPNFKAEHLYSPSGSKTGSWVSMTFDDKGRIITSDQYGFLYRLVIPPIGSDTTKVKVKVEKLIVGDSTNNKVGMGYAHGLLYAFNSLYVMVNHNSDDKFKSGSGLYRLQDTDGDDQFDKVTLLKALTGEGEHGPHSIVLSPDKKSIYMIAGNYTDMPDMDNYRLPRTWKEDNALATIKDPNGHATDRFAPGAFVMKTDPDGAKWELVSAGYRNPYDFTFNEDGEMFVYDGDMEWDLGMPWYKPTRISHATSGSEFGWRSGNTNWSPSYIDNLPAILNIGQGSPTNLVSSYNARFPEKYRRGLLAFDWTFGIIYSVQLIPDGSSYKTTAEEFLSGQPLPLTDGVIGPDGALYFLTGGRELESDLYRVYYGDNSLPNNDLPSNATASILEARNLRKQLEEFHGKPDPEAIKLAWPNLKNKDRFIRYAARIAVEHQPVAEWQDKALNEKDPVALMQSMTALARNGSKDLNSKMLNALMKINYSLLSESQKMDLLRTIELTLLRTGKPQSSDRLKLSNYLNAHFPAKSNEINRFMTKILVYIGDERVVPKTLAIIDLAKDDESDQKGITSSTDLILKNPQYGLDIAKTLSKTPPSQQIYYAVALSEAKKGWTPALRSKYFKWFFKAFGYKGGNSYIGFIDEARKIALRNVPKEQYAHYNKMSGDGLVDNKQLKLADVTQPKGPGKDWKLEDALAVVKDSLVGRDFKNGKMMFAATLCISCHTSGGEGGSAGPDLTHLGTRFSEKDILESIITPSKVISDQYAAKVYYLKDGSSIYGRYKKETKDNIYISQNPFSPQTLRAIKKKDIVITSVSKLSIMMPGMINSLNKEELKDLMAYLISGGNKDSKEFQPVSK
- a CDS encoding alpha-L-rhamnosidase C-terminal domain-containing protein, translated to MIYIARVRFVITFLVFSVICIQAVYAQSGIYPPISAKKNLTENPFSPDPLISYSWAVPKASDGLESYNLRPISWKTSTPEAFKMGEFKKNNVIVVQGKGSVCFDFGQTNAGWLEFESDDLMDSITMSISEYNEPAIVNSGALRPLKTMVPVKHGQTYRLELNPELYEGVRFGWINVHSHKQTWHIKNFRLICQVKPVNYQGSFSCSDSELTRIWYTGAYTVKLNLQKDYFGAILMERSDRHSWTGDAYPSQAASMVAFGNYDFVKANTINTADLNNGILSYSLYWVLSLIDYANYTGDLEFVQKYIDNACNKLNIAYQHFGKSPKLGFYGWDERLGAGFENPNIRESQYAYSMLTIRSWVEFAHLMKQIGRSDLAQKYTTYASEKFAEERKKKNWQNDFGLHASADAINTGLTTPKENALFYQRNYTDRVNRLSYSPFNEYFILGAMAKMQKYEEAISAVKDCWGGQIKYGGTTFFEVYRPSWNAILDKNDAPPNNQCGYTSLTHPWSAGVVKWLSEEVLGIKPMEPGFKVFEIVPHLGDTISYVNGSTPTLKGLIYASFNVKSGLTTLQIPKGTLAKRVAIPIGGNTVKALFLNGKPILNENGFKIKDGYINIDNLKPGKYEYKVVYKSVNKVVQVKSLPWSYPVNTFLQDSLTSGNWKGCYGKEGFILFNSFENKKHLEKLPLYVSSVKLKNENNVYLKLPADKRVLSDTLGRSGSFGAITTKDPNPTLQTITMDVEVRGAEHHQIALYFLDWDNKERRSAVELFDAKTLKLISPVQLIKNYQKGKYLIFNYSGSIRIRINHVRGENAAVSGIFFDESVRLSK
- a CDS encoding DMT family transporter, which encodes MKKSYLILHFAVLLAGFTGVFGKLISLNEGLLVWYRVFFSSIILLFILKLFKVRNNTTTKEKFGIAKVGLFITIHWVFFYASIKYSNISVGVVCYCLTSFFTAIFSPLINRQRFNLTELLLSLLTLVGIGLIFHFDSSYQSGIILGVISSSFAALYTIYNEKLVKKYDSRIINYYQMIGGTVALGISLPLYLHYFPAPSIIPGLKDTIYLILLASICTVGLYVLFAESLKRISAFTVNLSFNLEPVYAIILAFLFFNESKDLNISFYVGLLFVMASVILQTILSIKRPNRDLVSL
- a CDS encoding AraC family transcriptional regulator, which translates into the protein MKNYQKYLTVSEFEKNWGFYVNTVGSAKVEPNKNYPNNREHPIDHSFTWDKGRILDGYYLVFITKGEGLLESAKTKAHNIKEGTCFFLFPGVWHRYKPHPKYGWEEYWVGFNGTYPDELMKKRIFTPENPFIDVGLNEDLLQLFHTLIKTVAAAEIGYRQIVSGLTLQILGLVNAISKYKTPEIGNQSKLISKAKFLLQESIENPVNLEEMVKDLPMGYSRFRKLFKETTGLSPNQYHLNLRLDKAKDLLTSTNLTINEVAYQTGFDSIFYFSRLFKKKNGLPPKEYRLGKHP